In the Pelotomaculum isophthalicicum JI genome, one interval contains:
- a CDS encoding AAA family ATPase: MARADLLYDLIKYGLNNDNPNFRKVAEAICAEERAKQHGVLANKVEELLRIQNRPLMRDISQPSVRNGEQSLFIEKIPARKLEQLLLPQSVVDSCRDLIEEQSRADLLRSHGLEPRNKVLLVGPPGNGKTSLAEAIAEALMLPLLTVKYESIVGAYLGETATRLGKLFDYAKTRQCVLFFDEFETLGKERGDTHETGEIKRVVSSLLLQIDSLPSYVIVIAATNHDALLDRAAWRRFQLRLSLPKPSRRDLELWFAQFESRVGFDFGLEPSTLAKKFLGKSYAEAEEFALSVYRKYVLKLPDGNAKSITQTELSLYLTSAQGNIDKGQEEGVE, from the coding sequence ATGGCAAGAGCAGATTTGCTCTATGATTTAATAAAATATGGCTTAAACAATGACAATCCTAATTTCCGCAAGGTAGCAGAAGCTATCTGCGCAGAAGAACGGGCAAAACAGCACGGTGTGTTGGCAAATAAAGTTGAAGAGTTGCTGAGGATTCAAAACAGACCATTGATGAGGGATATTTCTCAACCTTCAGTGCGAAATGGTGAACAGAGCTTATTTATTGAAAAGATTCCTGCCAGAAAACTCGAACAGTTGCTATTGCCTCAATCAGTTGTGGATAGCTGCCGTGATTTGATAGAAGAGCAGTCACGTGCCGATTTGTTACGTTCACATGGATTAGAACCCCGCAATAAAGTTCTTCTTGTTGGCCCGCCTGGAAATGGGAAAACATCATTGGCTGAGGCTATTGCCGAAGCTTTGATGTTGCCCTTGCTAACGGTAAAATATGAAAGCATTGTTGGTGCATATCTTGGCGAAACAGCTACTCGACTCGGAAAACTTTTTGATTACGCTAAGACAAGACAGTGCGTCTTGTTTTTTGATGAATTTGAGACTCTTGGAAAAGAACGCGGCGATACGCATGAGACCGGAGAAATAAAAAGGGTAGTCAGCTCTTTACTACTGCAAATTGATTCTTTACCAAGCTACGTTATTGTAATTGCAGCGACAAACCACGATGCGCTCTTGGATAGAGCTGCATGGAGGCGTTTTCAATTACGCTTATCGCTCCCCAAGCCTTCACGTCGGGATTTAGAATTGTGGTTTGCACAGTTTGAGAGCCGTGTTGGCTTTGATTTTGGATTAGAGCCTTCTACATTGGCAAAAAAATTTTTAGGAAAAAGCTATGCCGAAGCAGAAGAGTTTGCATTATCTGTTTATCGAAAATATGTTTTAAAATTACCCGATGGCAATGCAAAAAGTATTACACAGACAGAATTGAGCCTTTATCTTACCAGTGCGCAAGGCAACATAGATAAAGGTCAGGAAGAAGGTGTAGAATAA
- a CDS encoding S8 family peptidase — MPERPERPIILFGKPNTADRNTKGGGSPKIGFPSHSRQASRLEPKLEALQKVIDNNKILLQQSPTGIEPEKTLVFEVSGELKSFYTAVKNLGDDVEWIFDTSEYMLVTDDFYVCKMDKHTKTISRDETKSKFTGKVYCILANNRALEEMVSLWKSYAKNPNMSFPTGKTGLRDVFNNLIDIHFWGYKERIEETGILEAWKEDLQLEPELSEVKCEIELFYRKSKELQQRRENDVKDLIQSAGGQVLGSTVIDAINYHALLASLPRQTVQSIIDKKDVALASAEQIMFFQAVGQSVIISGDNISDSTLQVNVPSIVSDEPIIALFDGLPQENHPYLNGLLNVDDPDNYAAHYTVSARMHGTSMASLIAHGDINNIRHQVTHKIYVRPIMKSKSTLNGTGEEIPDDILIVDKVHEAVRRLFEPDAGRVAPSVRVINLSIGFPCRIFDRLMSPLARLLDWLSFTYRVLFVVSAGNHSDDMDVGMSFSDFSDLSMEQRDEVIIRHLNNNLRFQRLLSPAESMNALTVGATFSDDSVYTPDARQILPCSDDMVSPISALGRGLNNSIKPDIIYYGGRNTVMQNIMSTTKLHWRETLTKAPGTVSAAPFDITGGAQKIMYSYGTSNAAAITSHEASRCFDTLSDVFSDAGEVLPYEFTALLIKAMLIHGAEWGELFKKFNFALGSPQRASDFVYRFFGYGKPNIDKSVECTKNRITLIGYGELKDGEAHLFDLPLPFDEFSREKILRRLTATLACFSPITPSRQAYRSAQLWFSIEGAKKHLIDNRIDVDWQAARRGSLQHEIFENNEIVVWGTDDVIQLKVNCANVADDNFSGSVPYALMVSFEIDATVNIDVYERVSTKISPRITV, encoded by the coding sequence ATGCCCGAAAGACCAGAAAGGCCAATTATTTTATTTGGTAAACCCAATACTGCTGACAGGAACACTAAAGGCGGTGGATCACCTAAAATAGGTTTCCCCTCTCATTCAAGACAGGCATCTCGACTCGAACCAAAGTTGGAAGCCCTTCAGAAAGTAATTGATAATAATAAAATACTTCTTCAACAGTCACCTACAGGAATAGAGCCTGAAAAGACTCTTGTCTTCGAGGTGTCAGGAGAGTTGAAATCTTTTTATACTGCTGTAAAAAATCTTGGGGACGATGTCGAATGGATATTTGATACATCTGAATATATGCTTGTTACGGATGATTTTTATGTCTGCAAGATGGATAAACATACAAAAACAATATCAAGGGATGAAACTAAGTCCAAATTTACCGGCAAAGTTTATTGTATTCTTGCGAATAACCGTGCCCTTGAAGAGATGGTATCGCTGTGGAAGAGCTATGCAAAAAATCCAAATATGAGTTTCCCTACCGGCAAAACAGGGCTCCGAGATGTTTTCAATAATCTCATCGATATTCACTTTTGGGGCTATAAGGAACGGATTGAGGAGACCGGTATTTTAGAAGCATGGAAAGAGGATTTGCAATTAGAACCTGAGCTCAGTGAAGTAAAGTGTGAAATCGAACTTTTTTACAGAAAGTCGAAGGAGCTACAGCAACGCCGAGAAAATGATGTAAAAGATCTAATTCAATCAGCTGGGGGACAAGTATTAGGAAGTACGGTTATTGACGCAATCAATTATCATGCACTTCTGGCCTCTTTGCCGCGACAAACAGTTCAATCCATTATTGATAAAAAAGATGTAGCTCTTGCTTCTGCCGAGCAAATAATGTTCTTTCAAGCCGTAGGACAAAGCGTGATAATTTCTGGTGATAATATTTCAGACAGCACTCTACAAGTTAACGTACCTTCCATTGTCAGTGATGAACCAATTATTGCACTATTTGACGGATTGCCCCAAGAAAATCACCCTTATTTAAACGGTCTGCTGAATGTTGACGATCCCGATAACTACGCTGCCCATTACACAGTATCAGCAAGGATGCATGGTACTTCTATGGCTTCATTGATTGCACATGGAGACATAAATAATATCCGGCACCAAGTCACACATAAAATTTATGTCAGACCAATAATGAAGTCCAAGAGTACTCTCAATGGAACAGGAGAAGAAATTCCGGATGACATTTTGATTGTCGACAAGGTTCATGAAGCCGTGCGCAGACTTTTTGAACCTGATGCCGGTCGCGTTGCTCCCAGTGTAAGGGTTATAAATCTTTCTATTGGTTTTCCGTGTCGGATTTTTGATCGACTGATGAGCCCTCTGGCACGCTTACTTGATTGGTTAAGCTTTACATACAGGGTTCTTTTCGTTGTGAGCGCGGGTAATCATTCAGACGATATGGATGTAGGGATGTCCTTTAGTGATTTTTCTGATCTCAGTATGGAACAACGAGATGAGGTTATCATACGACACTTAAACAATAATTTACGTTTTCAAAGATTACTTTCTCCTGCAGAAAGCATGAATGCTCTGACTGTAGGAGCGACGTTTTCAGATGATTCAGTTTACACCCCAGATGCGCGCCAAATTCTCCCTTGTTCGGATGACATGGTAAGTCCGATAAGTGCTCTTGGTCGTGGATTAAACAATTCCATTAAACCTGACATTATTTATTACGGCGGCAGAAATACTGTAATGCAAAACATTATGAGTACCACTAAACTACATTGGCGTGAGACTTTAACAAAAGCGCCGGGAACTGTTTCTGCTGCCCCATTTGATATAACAGGTGGTGCCCAAAAAATAATGTATTCATATGGTACAAGCAATGCTGCTGCAATAACTTCGCATGAAGCCTCTCGGTGTTTTGATACATTATCGGATGTTTTTAGTGATGCTGGAGAAGTTCTGCCTTACGAATTTACTGCGTTGCTTATCAAAGCTATGTTAATTCACGGAGCTGAATGGGGCGAACTTTTTAAGAAATTTAATTTTGCTCTTGGGTCCCCACAAAGAGCATCAGACTTTGTATATAGATTCTTCGGGTACGGGAAACCCAACATTGACAAGTCAGTTGAATGTACCAAAAATCGTATAACACTGATTGGATATGGTGAGTTAAAAGATGGTGAAGCCCACCTTTTCGATTTACCTCTGCCTTTTGACGAATTCAGCCGTGAAAAAATACTTCGGAGATTGACTGCCACATTGGCCTGTTTCTCTCCTATTACACCTTCTCGACAGGCATATCGTTCAGCACAACTGTGGTTCTCAATAGAAGGTGCCAAAAAGCACTTGATTGACAACCGTATTGATGTAGATTGGCAAGCTGCAAGAAGAGGAAGCTTACAACATGAGATATTTGAAAACAACGAAATTGTTGTATGGGGTACTGACGATGTCATTCAGTTAAAAGTTAATTGTGCCAATGTCGCAGATGACAATTTCAGCGGCTCTGTCCCGTATGCATTAATGGTTTCTTTTGAAATAGACGCTACTGTTAACATTGATGTTTACGAAAGGGTGTCGACAAAGATCAGCCCGAGAATTACAGTATAA
- a CDS encoding type I restriction-modification system subunit M produces the protein MAKKKKETKEQPVEQVLWASADKLRKNMDAAEYKHIVLGLIFLKYISDNFYELYRKLESGEGDYEGANPNDPYEYRAENVFYVPPQARWDYLQGRAKLSTIGKDVDDAMDAIEKDNPSLKGVLPKEYAKEKLDKQSLGGLIDLISTIALGDSVSRSNDVLGRVYEYFLGQFALAEGKKGGQFYTPRCVVQLLVEMLEPYEGRVFDPCCGSGGMFVQSEKFIEAHADRYNGKAREIDKLFDRVVSIYGQESNQTTWRLCKMNLALRGIDSSNVKWNNEGSFLNDAHPDLKADFVIANPPFNDSDWSGELLKNDGRWQYGGKDNPPPAGNANYAWIQHFLYHLNPEGMAGFVLAKGSLSSKTNGEDKIRKALVDAGLVDCIVNLPTKLFLNTQIPACLWFLSREKESNSNHPRRNKVLFIDARNMGTLINRRTREFTPDDTKTIADTYHNWKKNNGAYEDIPGFCKSATVAEIAALDYVLTPGRYIGLPDDEDDFDFTERVRTLTAELEAQMAVCVALDNRIRENLAKVEVASGE, from the coding sequence ATGGCAAAGAAGAAAAAGGAAACAAAAGAGCAACCCGTCGAACAGGTGCTTTGGGCATCTGCCGACAAGTTGCGTAAAAATATGGACGCCGCCGAGTACAAGCACATCGTATTGGGGCTTATATTCTTGAAGTATATCTCGGACAACTTCTATGAGTTATACCGCAAGCTGGAATCCGGCGAGGGCGATTATGAGGGTGCAAACCCCAATGATCCCTATGAATATCGCGCTGAGAATGTCTTTTACGTGCCACCGCAGGCTCGTTGGGACTATCTCCAAGGTCGAGCGAAACTTTCCACCATCGGCAAAGACGTTGACGACGCTATGGACGCCATCGAGAAGGACAACCCTTCCCTGAAGGGTGTGCTTCCCAAAGAGTATGCCAAGGAGAAGCTAGACAAGCAGTCCCTCGGTGGTCTGATCGACCTGATCAGTACAATTGCCCTTGGCGACAGTGTGTCACGCTCCAACGATGTCCTCGGAAGAGTGTATGAATATTTTCTCGGTCAGTTCGCCCTTGCGGAAGGGAAAAAGGGCGGACAGTTCTATACGCCAAGGTGCGTTGTTCAGTTACTGGTGGAAATGCTTGAGCCCTATGAAGGCCGCGTATTTGACCCGTGCTGTGGCAGCGGCGGAATGTTTGTCCAAAGCGAGAAATTCATAGAAGCCCATGCTGATCGTTATAATGGCAAAGCGCGCGAGATAGACAAGCTCTTTGATCGCGTGGTATCCATCTACGGTCAGGAAAGCAACCAGACTACCTGGCGTTTGTGCAAGATGAACCTTGCTCTTCGTGGAATCGACAGCTCAAACGTAAAGTGGAATAACGAAGGATCTTTCCTGAACGACGCACATCCAGACCTGAAAGCGGACTTTGTCATAGCTAATCCGCCATTTAACGACAGCGACTGGAGCGGTGAGCTATTGAAAAATGACGGACGTTGGCAGTACGGCGGTAAAGACAACCCGCCCCCAGCCGGAAATGCAAATTACGCATGGATTCAGCACTTCCTTTATCACCTGAACCCGGAGGGAATGGCTGGGTTTGTATTAGCGAAAGGATCACTATCTAGCAAGACAAACGGTGAGGATAAAATCCGTAAAGCCCTAGTGGATGCTGGGCTTGTGGACTGCATCGTCAACCTGCCAACAAAGCTGTTCCTGAACACGCAGATTCCTGCCTGCCTGTGGTTCCTCTCCCGCGAAAAGGAAAGTAACTCGAACCACCCACGCCGGAACAAAGTATTATTCATCGATGCCCGTAATATGGGGACACTCATTAACCGTAGGACACGTGAATTCACACCAGATGATACTAAGACCATCGCAGATACTTATCACAATTGGAAGAAGAATAATGGAGCGTATGAGGACATTCCCGGTTTTTGTAAATCCGCAACAGTCGCAGAAATTGCTGCGCTTGATTATGTGCTAACACCAGGCCGCTATATTGGATTACCAGATGATGAGGATGATTTTGACTTTACTGAGCGTGTCCGCACACTGACAGCTGAGCTCGAGGCTCAGATGGCGGTGTGCGTCGCTCTTGACAATCGCATCCGTGAAAACCTCGCGAAAGTAGAGGTGGCAAGTGGTGAGTGA